One region of Malania oleifera isolate guangnan ecotype guangnan chromosome 6, ASM2987363v1, whole genome shotgun sequence genomic DNA includes:
- the LOC131157154 gene encoding CASP-like protein 3A1, with amino-acid sequence MNGRKMLPADVEVQQQEVKVAAETATMSGPLVAGRPSGRRNVGCNMDVSHVVLRLACLLTSVTAVSLMTTAKQAAAISFYGFHLPVYSKWSFSDSYEYLVGVSVAVAAHSVLQLLICAWKLLRKSPVIPSRNHAWLVFAGDQVFAYAMMSAGSAASGVSNLNRTGIRHTVLPNFCKPLLNFCDRVAASIAFTFFGCFLLATSAILNVVWLSKS; translated from the exons atgaatgGCCGGAAAATGCTGCCGGCAGATGTGGAGGTACAGCAGCAGGAAGTGAAGGTGGCGGCGGAGACGGCGACAATGAGTGGACCACTGGTGGCAGGGAGGCCATCTGGCCGGAGGAATGTCGGCTGTAATATGGACGTCTCGCATGTCGTTCTCCGGCTGGCCTGTCTGCTGACTTCTGTGACAGCGGTGTCGCTCATGACCACGGCAAAGCAAGCTGCCGCCATCTCCTTCTATGGCTTCCACCTCCCAGTGTACTCCAAGTGGTCCTTCTCAGACTCCTACGA GTATCTGGTTGGAGTTTCGGTCGCTGTTGCAGCTCACTCCGTGCTGCAATTGCTTATTTGTGCGTGGAAGTTGCTGAGAAAGTCTCCAGTCATTCCATCCCGGAATCATGCCTGGCTTGTCTTTGCTGGGGATCAG GTCTTTGCATATGCAATGATGAGTGCTGGGTCAGCTGCATCGGGAGTTTCGAACCTGAACCGCACAGGAATCAGACACACAGTTCTACCAAATTTCTGTAAGCCCTTGTTGAACTTTTGCGACCGGGTTGCTGCCTCCATAGCCTTCACTTTCTTCGGCTGCTTCTTGCTTGCCACGTCTGCCATTCTCAATGTAGTTTGGCTGTCCAAGTCCTAA